Proteins encoded in a region of the Tripterygium wilfordii isolate XIE 37 chromosome 21, ASM1340144v1, whole genome shotgun sequence genome:
- the LOC119989010 gene encoding berberine bridge enzyme-like 18 translates to MTSLSSSMFPFFILLAFAFPWAITTSAQTQEAFLECLFLHSNISKLVYTPANSSYSSVLQNNIQNLRLSGPTSPKPQAIITPTEISHIQSAIYCARTNGLEIRTRSGGHDYEGLSYVAYNVSYIIIDLINFKSIDVDVRSKTAWVQSGARVGEICYRIAEKSNTLGFTTSVLPKVGAGGYISGGGFGTLMRKYGLAADNVIDAVLIDAKGRVRNRKSMGEELFWAIRGGTGASFGVIISWRIKLVEVPANVTVFGVSRILEQNATALLSKWQNITDKLSEDLFIRVLLTRLSLGQSLTMVATFQALFLGSPDRLLRVMQDSFPELNVTRQDCLEISWIQSVLYFGQLPLNSTEALLNLTGPAGGSFKAKSDYVREPIPISGLQGLWQRFFEPEGAAGVMILSPHGGRMSQIKESSTPYPHRAGTIYIIEYLVSWTTPGPVESSISWIRRLYDFMATYVSKNPREAYANYRDLDIGSNSAGNTSYSQSRVWGLKYFKDNFDRLVRVKTKVDPANFFRNEQSIPPRSSFMIE, encoded by the coding sequence ATGACTTCTCTAAGCTCTTCAATGTTTCCCTTTTTCATTCTTCTTGCATTTGCATTTCCGTGGGCAATTACTACTTCAGCGCAAACCCAAGAAGCGTTTCTTGAATGCCTATTCCTTCACTCCAACATATCTAAACTTGTATACACCCCAGCCAACTCCTCATATTCCTCTGTCTTGCAGAATAACATACAAAACCTTCGGCTTTCCGGACCAACCAGTCCAAAACCTCAAGCCATTATCACACCAACAGAGATTTCTCACATCCAATCAGCCATTTATTGTGCCAGAACAAATGGCTTGGAAATTAGAACTAGAAGTGGTGGTCATGACTATGAGGGTCTCTCTTATGTTGCCTATAATGTATCTTACATCATCATCGACTTGATTAATTTTAAATCGATCGATGTTGATGTAAGATCTAAAACTGCCTGGGTTCAATCCGGAGCCAGAGTTGGTGAAATTTGTTACAGAATTGCAGAGAAAAGTAACACTCTTGGCTTCACAACTAGTGTTTTGCCCAAAGTAGGTGCTGGTGGATACATAAGTGGAGGAGGATTTGGGACATTGATGCGTAAATACGGGCTTGCAGCCGATAACGTTATTGATGCAGTCCTCATCGATGCCAAAGGCAGAGTTCGCAACAGAAAATCGATGGGCGAAGAGTTGTTTTGGGCAATTCGCGGAGGTACTGGTGCTAGCTTTGGAGTGATCATTTCATGGAGAATAAAACTGGTTGAAGTTCCTGCTAATGTGACTGTCTTCGGAGTCAGCAGGATCTTGGAACAAAATGCTACAGCGCTTCTCTCCAAATGGCAAAATATAACAGACAAGCTTAGTGAAGATCTATTCATCAGAGTTCTATTAACCAGGCTGAGTCTTGGTCAGAGTTTGACAATGGTAGCTACGTTCCAAGCCTTGTTTCTTGGCAGCCCTGATAGGCTTCTCAGGGTGATGCAAGACAGCTTCCCTGAATTAAACGTGACACGACAGGATTGCCTTGAAATAAGCTGGATTCAGTCTGTCCTGTACTTCGGTCAGTTACCACTCAATTCCACAGAAGCATTGCTTAATCTCACTGGACCGGCTGGCGGATCCTTCAAAGCCAAGTCTGACTATGTGAGGGAACCAATTCCTATATCTGGACTACAAGGGTTATGGCAAAGGTTTTTCGAACCAGAAGGCGCGGCTGGTGTTATGATATTAAGTCCTCATGGAGGCAGAATGAGCCAGATTAAAGAGTCCAGTACTCCATATCCCCACAGAGCCGGGACTATATACATAATTGAATACTTGGTGTCCTGGACGACACCGGGGCCGGTTGAATCTAGCATAAGCTGGATTAGAAGGCTCTACGATTTCATGGCGACCTATGTTTCGAAAAATCCAAGAGAAGCATATGCTAACTATAGGGATCTTGACATTGGATCCAACAGCGCAGGCAACACAAGCTACTCACAATCAAGGGTTTGGGGACTCAAATATTTCAAGGACAACTTCGACAGATTGGTACGAGTGAAGACCAAGGTCGATCCTGCTAATTTCTTCAGAAATGAACAGAGCATCCCACCACGTTCATCGTTCATGATTGAGTGA